Genomic DNA from Frondihabitans sp. PAMC 28766:
ACGGCGCGTCGATGCTCTTGATCGGCGGCGAGGGCGCCCTGCCGGGCGAACCGCTGGCCAGGATCACGGGACGAGGCGCGTCGGGCATCGACCCCGACGTCTTCGGCATCGCCCCCGTCGAGGCCGCCAACCGCGCTCTGGCCCGGGCGGGCAGAACGTGGGCCGACGTCGACATCGTCGAGCTCAACGAGGCCTTCGCGTCGCAGAGCCTCGCCTGCCTCGGCCTCTGGCCCGACCTCGATCCCGACAAGGTCAACGTCGACGGCGGCGCCATCGCCCTCGGCCACCCGCTGGGAGCCTCCGGCGGCCGGATCATCGGACACCTCGCCCACGCCCTCGAAGCACGCGGTGGCGGCATCGGAGTGGCTGCCATCTGCATCGGCGTGGGGCAGGGCCTGGCGGTCGTGCTCGAACGATAGCCTCGTCGACGTGTCGCCCGAGTCGAACGTCTCCCCCGTCCAGTCGTTCGCGCGCGGCCTCTCGGTGATCACCGCGTTCGACGGCGAGCACCCTGAGATGACCCTGAGCGAGATCGCCGCGCGCACCGGGCTCGCCCGAGCGACGGCGCGGCGCTTCCTGCACACCTTGATCGAGGTCGGCTACGTGACGACCGACGGTCGAGGCTTCCGGCTGACGGCGCGCGTGCTCGAGCTGGGCTTCAGCTATCTGTCGGGCCTCAGCCTGCCCGAGATCGCCCAGCCGCTGCTCGAGACGCTTTCGCACGAGGTCGGCGAATCGAGCTCCGCGTCGGTGCTCGACGGCGACGACATCGTCTACGTGGTGCGGGTGCCGACCCGCAGGATCATGTCGGTCGGCATCAGCATCGGCACCCGCTTCCCCGCCCACGCGACGTCGATGGGCCGTGTCCTGCTCGCCGGGCTGAGCGACGCCGCTCTCGACGAGCATCTCGAGCGACTGCCGACGACGGCGTACACGTCGAAGACCTTGACGTCGGCCGCTCTAATCCGTGAGGCGGTCATGATCGCGCGCGACCAGGGCTGGGCGCTCGTCGACGGCGAGCTCGAGTCGGGGCTGCGATCGATCGCCGTGCCGCTGCGGGGTCGCGACGGGCGAGTGAGCGCCGCCGTGAACGTGTCGTGCGGGGTCGGGACGCCTGTCGAGAGCATGACCCGTGACATCCTGCCTCGCCTGCTGGACACGGCCATGGCGATCGGGTCGGCCGGCTGGCTGGGATGACACCCCGCAGGCCTGACGGAGCCGTAAAATGGCTCACGGCCGACGCGACGACGCGAGAGAGGTTCGACGATGCATCTCGAGAGCTTCTCGACGAGTTCCGTGCGCGAATCCACGCGAGTGGCCCTCTGGGAGGACTACAACGCCCGAGCCCTGGTCGGCCTCGAATGCCACCTTCTGACCGGCGGCGCTCTCGACGCCACCGAGACGAATCTCGACGCCGGTGCGCTGCAGTTCGCTCATGTGACGGCGAGCCCGCACATCGTCGAGCGCTCCCGGCAGCGGATCAGCCGAAGCCCCGCTGACGGCGTCGCGCTCTACTTCACCCAGCGCGGCGAGTCGTTCTTCTACTCGGCGGACGGGGTGCTGGTGCAGCACCCCGGCAGCGTGCTCATCTGCGATGTGAGCGAGCCGTTCGTGCGGGGCTTCGCCCAGGGGCTGGAGGAGTTCGCGGTCAGGATTCCGCGCGCGGTCTTCGACGACCTCGCTGGCGGCATGCCCCTGAAGAAGCCCGTCGCCTCGCGGTTCTCCGTCGGTGGGCAGGCGCCGGCGGCGCAGCTCGATCGGCTTCTCCGCACGACCCTGCTGTCTCGCGGGCCGGGTGACCGCCCCTGCGCCGCACTCGGCGCCGAGGAGGCGGAGCGGCGCGCACTCGACCTTCTCCGGCAGATCCTGCGGCCCGACCGCGTCGACCGTCTCGCGGAGATCCGGCGCACGGCCTCCCGGTTCATCGACCTGAATCTGCGAGACCCCCAGCTCTCGGTGGCGACGACGGCAGGAGCCTGCGGCGTCAGCGACCGCCAGCTCACTCGCGCGTTCGCCGTCGTGGCGACGAGCCCGGCGCGAGCGATCCTGCTGCGGCGTCTCGGGCTGGCGCACAGCATCCTCGCCGGCGAGCGGCCCGGCCCCCGAGCGATCGGCGACGTCGCCAGGTGGTGCGGGTTCGCCTCGCACGCCCACTTCTCGCGGGTCTTCCGCGACCACTTCGACCGGACCCCGGAGTCCGTCCGCGACGAGGCCACGACGCGCCCCGTGTGACGATCTCCGCCGCGGGCCTTGCCCGTCTCGGACGAGGCCACCCGATCACCGGGGCCTGTGCTCATACTGGGGTCGGGTCACACCGCGGTGGCCTCTGCGACGAAGGGCCCCTCGATGGCGAGCTTCCACGACGGCATAGCCGACACCTCCCTGCCCGACACGGTGTCCGGTGACGTCGAGACCGACGTCGTCATCGTCGGCTCGGGCCCCGCCGGGGCCTCGGCCGCACTCGCACTCGCGACTCTCGGCATCCCCGCGGTCATGATCACCAAGTACCGCTGGACGGCGAACACGCCTCGCGCGCACATCACGAACCAGCGGTCGATGGAGTTCTTCCGCGACATGGGCATCGAAGAGCAGGTCAAGCAGGACTCGACGCCCCACGAGATGATCGGCGACACGGTCTTCTGCACCTCCATCGCCGGCGAAGAGCTCGGGCGCATCCTCACCTGGGGCACGAGCCCCGCCCGGCACGCCGACTACGTCGCTGCCTCGCCCACGCTCAACTGCGACGTGCCGCAGAACTACCTCGAGCCGATCCTGGTTCGCAACGCGACAGCCCGCGGCACGCACACGCGCTTCTCGAGCGAGTACCTCTCGCACGAGCAGGACGCCGACGGCGTCACCGTGCAGGTGCTCGACCGGGTCACCGGCCGCCCCTACGAGATCCGGGCGAAGTACCTGATCGCCGCCGACGGGGCGCGCTCGAAGGTCGCCGCCGACATCGACCTTCCGATGGAGGGCCGCATGGACATCGCAGGATCGATGAACATCACCTTCACCGCCGACATCGAAGAGCTCGTCGGGCACCGCCCGAGCGTCCTCTACTGGGTCGTCCAGCCGGGTTCGAACGTCGGTGGCATCGGCGCCGGGCTCGTGCGGATGGTGCGGCCGTGGAAGGAGTGGCTCATCGTCTGGGGCTATGACATCGACGGCCCCGAGCCGGTGGTCGACGAGGCCGCGGCGACGCAGATCGTGCAGAACGTGCTCGGCCTGCCCGACCTCGACGTCACCATCACGGGCACGTCGATCTGGGGTAACAACGAGATGTACGCGACGCGCCTGCACGAGGGTCGTGTCTTCGCCGCAGGAGACGCCATCCACCGCCACCCGCCGTCGAACGGCCTCGGCTCGAACACGTCGGTGCAGGATGCCTACAACCTCTCCTGGAAGCTCGCGGCCGTCCTCCGCGGCCAGGCCGGCCCCGCACTGCTCGAGACCTACACGGCCGAGCGCGCCCCCGTCGCGAAGCAGATCGTGCTGCGCGCCAACAGGTCGGGTCGCGAGTTCGGCGAGCTCTTCACCGCGCTCGGCATCACCGACGCGAAGACCGAGCAGGACATGCTCGAGCAGATCGAGGAGCGGAAGGCGAACACCCCGCGCGGGCTCGCGAAGCGCAAGGCCATCAGCGCCGCCATGGACCTCAAGAACTACGAGTTCAACGCGCACGGCGTCGAGATGGGCCAGTTCTACACGTCGACCGCCGTCGTGTCGGACGGGTCGACGAAACCGCCGCCCACCCGTGACCCCGAGCTCTACTACGAGCCCTCGACGGTGCCCGGGTCGCCCCTTCCGCACGCCTGGGTCGGCGACACGACGCACAAGCTCTCGACGCTCGACCTCGCCCCGAGCGCGCGGTTCACGCTGTTCACGGGCATCACCGGCCAGGCCTGGGCCGACGCGGCAGCCGGCGTCGCATCGCGCCTCGGCGTCGATCTCGGGGCCGTCGTGATCGGCCCCGGGCGGCAGTTCACCGACCTCTACTTCGACTGGGAGAAACTGCGCGGAGTCGACGAAGACGGCGTGCTGCTCGTCCGCCCCGACAAGATCGTCGCCTGGCGCTCGAAATCGGCCGTCGACGACCCGGCGGCCGCTCTGACCGGCGCCCTGACCTCGATCCTGAGCCGGTGAGGCCCATGACCGACTCGCTCGTCTTCACTCACACGACGCTCGCCGCGCGCGTGCACTTCGGCTCGGGGCTCGCCGCCCGACACGTGGCGGCAGAGGTCGAGGGCCTCGGCGCCCGGCGCGTGATGCTGATCACCACGAAGTCCCGAGCAGCACCAGCCGGGATCGCGCGCGACCTGCCGGTCGCCCTGTCATGGACGGACGTCGTCCAGCACGTCCCCGTCGCGAAGGCGGAGGAGGCCCGACGAGCGGCTGCCGAAGCCGACATCGACCTGATCGTGGCCGTGGGCGGCGGCTCGACCACCGGCCTCGCCAAGGCGGTCGCTCTGACCAGCGGAATCCCGATCGTCGCCGTGCCCACCACGTATGCGGGCTCGGAGGCGACCGACGTCTGGGGGCTCACCGACGAAGCGGGCAAAACCACCGGGTCCGACCCTCGCGTCCTGCCGGTCGCCATCGTCTACGACGCGGCCCTCACCGTGAGTCTGCCCGTGCCGCTGTCGGTCGCCTCAGGCCTCAACGCGATCGCCCACTGCGTCGACTCGCTCTGGGCGCCTCGCGCCGACCCGATCAACGCCGGCCTCGCGACCGAGGGCATCCGGGCGCTGGCCTCCGGGCTCCGCTCGATCCACGCCGACCCGCTGTCGACCGAGGGGCGGCAGAATGCCCTCCTCGGCACCTACCTGGCGGCCGTCGCGTTCGCCTCGGCGGGCTCCGGCCTGCACCACAAGGTCTGCCATGTGCTGGGCGGGGCCTTCGGGCTTCCGCACGCCGAGACCCACGCCACCGTCCTCCCCTACGTCACCGCGTTCAACACCCCCTCGGCGCCCGACGCCGAGAGGCGCCTGGCCGACGCCTTCGGGGCCGACACCGGGCTCGACGGGCTCGGCGCCCTGCGCCTCGACATCGACGCCCCGGTCGCGCTGCGCGACTACGGCCTTGCCGAAGCCGACGTCCCGCGCGCGGCCGAGCTGATCCTGCCTGCGGTGCCGCCCTCAAACCCCCGCCCGGTCACGCGCGGCGACCTCGAGCGCCTGCTCGAAGCCGCCTGGGCCGGCACACCGCCCGAGACCCTCTGACCCGCCCCGTCCGTCTCCGAAAGGACACCGCCATGACCACGACCCCCGTTTCCGACCGGCAGACCCAGCGCGAGGAGGCGCTGATCGAGACCGTCGTCGCCTCGTTCGACAACACACCCGATGCTCGGCTCAAGGAGGTCATGCAGTCGCTGACACGGCACCTGCACGCGTTTGTCCGTGAGGTGCGCCTCACCGAGGCCGAGTGGAACACGGCGATCGCCTTCCTCACCGACGCCGGCCACATCACCGACGACCGCCGGCAGGAGTTCATCCTGCTCTCGGACGTCCTCGGCATCTCGATGCAGACCGTCGCCGTCAACAACGAGGCGCACGGCGACGCCACCGAGGCCACCGTCTTCGGGCCGTTCTTCGTCGACGACGCCCCGCTCATCGCCAACGGCGGCGACATCGCCGGCTCGGCGCCGGGCCAGCCGTGCTGGGTCGAGGGCAGCGTGCGCGACACCGAGGGCAACCCCCTTCCGGGCGCCCGGATCGAGGTCTGGGAGGCCGACGAGGACGGCTTCTACGACGTGCAGTACAGCGACGACCGGGTCGCGGGCCGAGCCCACCTCGTCGCCGACGACGAGGGCGAGTACTGCTTCTGGGGGCTCACCCCGACGCCCTACCCCATCCCGAACGACGGGCCGGTGGGCAAGCTGCTCGACGCCGTGCACCGCTCGCCGATGCGCGCGTCGCACCTCCACTTCATGGTCTCGTCGCCCGCCAAGCGCACCCTCGTGACGCACATCTTCGTCGCGGGCGATCCGCTGCTCACCAGCGACTCGGTGTTCGGGGTGAAGGAGTCACTCGTCCTCGACTTCGCCGAGCAGGCCGCAGGATCGCCGACCCCCGACGGTCGCGATCTCGGCTCGCGCACCTGGTCGCGCACGACGTTCGACATCGTGCTCGCCCCCGAGGCCTGAC
This window encodes:
- a CDS encoding helix-turn-helix domain-containing protein, translated to MHLESFSTSSVRESTRVALWEDYNARALVGLECHLLTGGALDATETNLDAGALQFAHVTASPHIVERSRQRISRSPADGVALYFTQRGESFFYSADGVLVQHPGSVLICDVSEPFVRGFAQGLEEFAVRIPRAVFDDLAGGMPLKKPVASRFSVGGQAPAAQLDRLLRTTLLSRGPGDRPCAALGAEEAERRALDLLRQILRPDRVDRLAEIRRTASRFIDLNLRDPQLSVATTAGACGVSDRQLTRAFAVVATSPARAILLRRLGLAHSILAGERPGPRAIGDVARWCGFASHAHFSRVFRDHFDRTPESVRDEATTRPV
- a CDS encoding FAD-dependent monooxygenase produces the protein MASFHDGIADTSLPDTVSGDVETDVVIVGSGPAGASAALALATLGIPAVMITKYRWTANTPRAHITNQRSMEFFRDMGIEEQVKQDSTPHEMIGDTVFCTSIAGEELGRILTWGTSPARHADYVAASPTLNCDVPQNYLEPILVRNATARGTHTRFSSEYLSHEQDADGVTVQVLDRVTGRPYEIRAKYLIAADGARSKVAADIDLPMEGRMDIAGSMNITFTADIEELVGHRPSVLYWVVQPGSNVGGIGAGLVRMVRPWKEWLIVWGYDIDGPEPVVDEAAATQIVQNVLGLPDLDVTITGTSIWGNNEMYATRLHEGRVFAAGDAIHRHPPSNGLGSNTSVQDAYNLSWKLAAVLRGQAGPALLETYTAERAPVAKQIVLRANRSGREFGELFTALGITDAKTEQDMLEQIEERKANTPRGLAKRKAISAAMDLKNYEFNAHGVEMGQFYTSTAVVSDGSTKPPPTRDPELYYEPSTVPGSPLPHAWVGDTTHKLSTLDLAPSARFTLFTGITGQAWADAAAGVASRLGVDLGAVVIGPGRQFTDLYFDWEKLRGVDEDGVLLVRPDKIVAWRSKSAVDDPAAALTGALTSILSR
- a CDS encoding intradiol ring-cleavage dioxygenase, whose amino-acid sequence is MTTTPVSDRQTQREEALIETVVASFDNTPDARLKEVMQSLTRHLHAFVREVRLTEAEWNTAIAFLTDAGHITDDRRQEFILLSDVLGISMQTVAVNNEAHGDATEATVFGPFFVDDAPLIANGGDIAGSAPGQPCWVEGSVRDTEGNPLPGARIEVWEADEDGFYDVQYSDDRVAGRAHLVADDEGEYCFWGLTPTPYPIPNDGPVGKLLDAVHRSPMRASHLHFMVSSPAKRTLVTHIFVAGDPLLTSDSVFGVKESLVLDFAEQAAGSPTPDGRDLGSRTWSRTTFDIVLAPEA
- a CDS encoding IclR family transcriptional regulator C-terminal domain-containing protein, translated to MSPESNVSPVQSFARGLSVITAFDGEHPEMTLSEIAARTGLARATARRFLHTLIEVGYVTTDGRGFRLTARVLELGFSYLSGLSLPEIAQPLLETLSHEVGESSSASVLDGDDIVYVVRVPTRRIMSVGISIGTRFPAHATSMGRVLLAGLSDAALDEHLERLPTTAYTSKTLTSAALIREAVMIARDQGWALVDGELESGLRSIAVPLRGRDGRVSAAVNVSCGVGTPVESMTRDILPRLLDTAMAIGSAGWLG
- a CDS encoding maleylacetate reductase, producing the protein MTDSLVFTHTTLAARVHFGSGLAARHVAAEVEGLGARRVMLITTKSRAAPAGIARDLPVALSWTDVVQHVPVAKAEEARRAAAEADIDLIVAVGGGSTTGLAKAVALTSGIPIVAVPTTYAGSEATDVWGLTDEAGKTTGSDPRVLPVAIVYDAALTVSLPVPLSVASGLNAIAHCVDSLWAPRADPINAGLATEGIRALASGLRSIHADPLSTEGRQNALLGTYLAAVAFASAGSGLHHKVCHVLGGAFGLPHAETHATVLPYVTAFNTPSAPDAERRLADAFGADTGLDGLGALRLDIDAPVALRDYGLAEADVPRAAELILPAVPPSNPRPVTRGDLERLLEAAWAGTPPETL